DNA from Pseudocitrobacter corydidari:
CTGCGGCTGTAGCCGTCTTCTCCGGGAAACAGGTGCTCAAAATGAATGCTTCTGCCGCCGTTATCATTGAGTATCAGTTCGTTATCGCGTATCTGTAAGCGGGTATCCGCCGGCATTTTCCAGCCAGGGCCGAAGATACCGACGGGAGAGGGTGTTTTTGTCTGGTAGCTGCTGTAGGTACGGGAGAGGATGAAAGGCAACGGGCCGGGCAGCGCGAAATCGGTTTCGCCGGGCTGTACTTTTGCGCCCAGCAGCGGATTCACCGGGTTACCGGATGTGACTCCGCCGGGGCATACCGAGCAGGCCACGCCGGTGGGTGCGCCTATACGTACGCCTGCCGACCCCTGAACAATCAGGCCGCCGTACCGGGTCATATCGCCCTGACGCGCCGCGGGTTTTCCGCTCATGATATCATCCTTAATTTTAATGCGTTTAATCTGTCGATGTTGGTGCCATCAGACTGAATGAAAAATTACCGTTATGCTATAAAATGAAATACTCCAAATGATTTATTTTATATTTGAAACTGATCAGTGTTTGTGATGTATTTGCTGTGATTTTTATTAAAAAGTGAGTTTAAAATTACTTAAATTATATTTTTTAAAGTTGTATTTTCTTTAGAAATTCACTGTGTGAATGTTTTTGATTCTCTTTATTCTGTGCTTTGGGGGGAGTATCCTGCACTGAGTTTTGATGCTTTTCTGCAAAAAAACTGATGCAATTTCCCTTTGCGTGCCCGCATCGTAACTACGTACCGACACTGTTATGGATAGTGCATACTTATCATTCTAAATTTATAATGAAAATTCATCATAAATATTTAAAGGAGTTTGGGGTCCTCTGACATCTATTTCTTAAATGCGGATGACCTGATTATACCCGTGAAAGATTAATGATTGATGCAAGCGTCGCACTTTTAGAACCGAGCTGATTTTTCGCACGTGAGATACCGTACAAAAAAAACTACAGGGAGCTGTGTATCAAATGTCATTCGCCCAATACCGGTGGAAGTTATCCACCATTCTTTTTACGGCTTTTTTATTTTCCACCCCGCTTAGTGCTGCACAAACGCTGATTTACAGCGACCATGAACCTTTGGGTAACATGCGCACTCGCTTTATAAACGATGTCTTCTTTGCTGCGATAGAAAAAGAGTCTCACGGTCGCATTAACATTGAGGCGCATTGGGGCAGTGAACTCAGCAGCGGATACGATGCTTTAGCCATGGTTGGTGAGGGTAAAAAAGCCGATCTAGCCGTCGTGGTTCCTGAATACGCTTCAACAGCATTGCCCCAACATCAACTGTTTAAAAGTTTCCCTGTCGGCCCTTCAGGCGCGCAGCAGGTTGCGTTTTTCCGCGAAGTATTTTCGCGCATCCCCGCTTTTTCCGACGAACTCAGCCGGGCTAATGTTAGCCCCGTTTTTATTGCGACCGGTTATCCGCTCGCGTTCTTCAGCAGCAAGCCCATAAATAACCTTACTGATATGCGAGGCCAAACCTGGCGTTCAGCGAGCTTCTGGCATCAGGCATTCTTACAAAATACCGGCGCCAGGGCGGTGACCATGCCATGGGGTGACGCGACGTATAAGGCATTGCAAGGCGGCAGCATTGATGGGTTGATGCTTAATGTCGATAGCGGTTACGACCTTAATGCACAACGCTACGCTCCTCACGTGTTGGTGTCTAAAGATCTCTGGCTTGGGCATGTCTATCTGCTGGTTATTAATCAAGCCAGGTGGGCTTCGTTATCGGAAGAGGATCGCGCGGCAATCCAGCGTGCCGCTAATGACGCCTATGCGCAGCTGGGTAGCGTGATG
Protein-coding regions in this window:
- the dctP gene encoding TRAP transporter substrate-binding protein DctP; protein product: MSFAQYRWKLSTILFTAFLFSTPLSAAQTLIYSDHEPLGNMRTRFINDVFFAAIEKESHGRINIEAHWGSELSSGYDALAMVGEGKKADLAVVVPEYASTALPQHQLFKSFPVGPSGAQQVAFFREVFSRIPAFSDELSRANVSPVFIATGYPLAFFSSKPINNLTDMRGQTWRSASFWHQAFLQNTGARAVTMPWGDATYKALQGGSIDGLMLNVDSGYDLNAQRYAPHVLVSKDLWLGHVYLLVINQARWASLSEEDRAAIQRAANDAYAQLGSVMDRSFDKQIADLKHSGASVRILKPQEVLAWEDKTQYQQVQSAWVKEQEAKGVVDLKETLEKLVEIKHSFD